The following is a genomic window from Bosea sp. RAC05.
GTTCGCGATGACAACCTGCCAATCCATCAGAGCCTCGATTCATCGCGCTTGATCAGACCGGGAATCTGATAGCGCCGTTCGAGCCAGGACATGAACAGGACGACCATGATCGCCGTGGCGATGTAGGTCAGCGAAGCGACCGTATAGGCCTCGATGCCGCGGAACGACCATGCCTCGATCCGGCGTGTCGTGGCCGTGATCTCGATGACGCCGATCGTCAGCGCGAGCGCCGTGTTCTTGAATACAGTCAGGAATTCCGAGGTCAGCGCCGGGATGATTATGCGCAGCGCATAGGGCACGATCACGTAGCGGTAGACCTGCACCTGCGTAAGACCGGTCGAGAGCCCAGCCTTGAACTGCCCGGGCGGAATGGCGCGCACGGCGGAGCGAATCTGCTCGGCCAGCCGCGCAGACGTATAAAAGGCAATGCCAATCATCGCCGTCCAGTACGGCACGTGGTCGAGCCGGTTCCACCAGAAGCTGAAATCCCTTGGCAGCATCTGCGGCACGACATACAGCCACAGAAAAAGCTGCACGATCAGCGGGATATTGCGGAAGATTTCGACATAGGTCGCGCCGATGGCGCGCAGCAGGCGCGAATTCGTCACGCGTAGCACGCCGATCAGGATGCCGAGGAACAGCGCCAGCACCCAAGCCAGCAGGGCCAGGTGGAACGTCGTTAGGATGCCTTCGACGATCCAGCCGAAATAGGGCTCGCGCCAGAGCAATCCCCAGTCGAATTCATAGCGCATGCGCCCTCGCTCCCCGGGCTCAGATCGACGTCAGGTAGCGCTGGAGCCTGGTCAAACCTTCCTCGATCTCGGGCAGCGGCGCGTTGAACACGAACCGGATATGCCCCTCTCCCATACCGCCGAACACTGCCCCCGAAAGGCCGCTGACCCGGGCATTGGCGAGTAACCGGCTGGCGAACTCGTCCGACGACAGACCGAAGCTGCTGATGTCGGGGAACGCGAAATAGGCGCCGGCTGGCATCGTGCAGCGGATGCCCGGGACCGCACGCAGGCCCGCAACGAGCGTGTTGCGTTGTGTCTCGTAGTTCCTGGACACTTCCTCGATGGAGAGCGTGCCCTGCGCATAGGGTCCGTCGAGCGCGGCCGCCGCACCGGCCTGCACGAAGGACGTCACGCAGGTGAACATGTGCGAAAGCACCATCCGGATGCGCTCGCTCACGTCGGGAGCGGCGATCACCCAGCCCACGCGCCAGCCGAACATGTTGTAGGTTTTGCTCGCCGTCTGAATTGAGATCGTGCGCTCGCGCATGCCCTCGATCGTGGCGATGCTGACATGACGGTTGTCATCGAACAGGAAGTGCTCGTAGGCCTCGTCCATCACCACCCAAAGGTCGTGCTCTATGGCGATGCGGGCGATCTCGAGCATTGTCGCGATCGAAAGGATTGCGCCGGTCGGGTTGTGTGGCGAGCACAGCACGATTGCTCGCGTCCTGGGGGTTATGCGCGCGACGAGATCCGCTGGATCGAGCTGGAAATCGTTCTGGGGCCGGATCGGGAACGGAACCGGCGTCGCGCCGGTCAGGCGGATCATCGGGTCGAAACTGAGCCAGCCCGGATCTTCCAGCAGTACCTCGTCGCCCACATCGACGATGGCGAGCAGCGTCGCCACGATGCCGGCCTTGCCGCCCGGACTGACCGAGATTTCGGTGTCTGGGTCGATGACCATGTCGTTTGCGCGCGCCATCTTGCGCGCGATCGCGGCCCGGAATTCGGGAATGCCGCGCGGGTCAGCATACATCGACGCCTGCGGTTGCTCGAGGTAGCGGACCGCCGCTTCCTTGATATGGGCCGGCGTATCGAACTTCGAGCCGAAGTCGATCACGCTGACGCCGCTCGCGCGCAACTCCCGGATGCGCCGCATCGATGCCAAGGAAGATGAGAACCGCATCCGCTCTAGGCGTGGCGCGAAGCTACGGTTGGACATCGGCAGAACTCCGGGAACGGCGGACGCGCGCATTACTTGTTTTTCAGCCAGTCCTCGATGCCGAACGGGCACTGGCCGTAGAGCACGGTCTTGGTCTGCTCGGAGATTGGCAGCGCGAAGCCCGCCTTCGGCTTGTTCTCGCCGAACCACTCATCCCATAGCTTGTCGTACCCACCCGTATGGATGAAGTAGCAAAGCGCATGGTCCACGGTGCGCTTCCACTTGGAATCGTTCTGCGGAAGGATGATACCATTGGGCGTGCACATCAGGTCGGGGCCGGAAACCGCCCATTCGTCCGGGTTCTGTGCGCGCAACGCCAGCGACTTGAGTGCGACGTCGAGCGTAACATGCGCGTCGGTCCGACCCTGTTCCAGCGCGAGGAAGCCGACCGCATGTGTCGGGAACGTCACGAGCTGCACTGGCGGTTTGATCTTGCCGGTCTGGCCCATTTCCGTGAGCAGCTTCTGCTCGACGCTGCCATTGGTGACGCCGATGCGCTTGCCGGCGAGGTCGGAGACGGCGTTCACCGGCATGGACTTGCGATGCAGTGTCTTCACGCACACCGCGTTATTGATAAGCGAGAAGTCGACAACCTGCTCGCGCTCGACGGTCTTGCCAGTCGAGCCCAGCACCCAGTCGAGCGATCCGTTGACGATGAGCGGGATGCGGGTCTGCGGCGTGACCTTCCGGAACTCCAGTTCCAGCTTGGTGTCCATCTTCTTCTCGATCAGGGCGTGTAGAGCCCTGCTGAGATCGACAGCCCAGCCGGCGACCTCACCCTTCTCGTCGACATAGCCAAATGGAGGCGTGCCCTCCTGTGCGCCAGCGATGATCTTCTTGTTCTGCAGGACACGGTCGTACTTGCTCTGGACCTGGGCATCCGCAGTTGCCAGGGCGATCGGCAGAAGGACGATGCCGGTTGCGAGGCGCAGGCCAACTTTGAGAAACAGGCGCAGGCTCATCTCAGTCCCTCCACGGGATGATCGCCAGCGCCCCTCGGCGCTGTCGCAGGGATAGGTTCCGGGGATTCCACCGTTTTTTCTCGCTTCTTTCGGAAAGGCCCGTATTAGCGCGTGGCCGGTTTGGAATCCGCCGAAACCCACGTTACCGGATTAAAGTGCTTGCTGCGGACGCGGCTTGTCCAATCCCCTGTTTGTATAGCCGCAATCAGATTTATTTATCGGCTGCTTCACAGGTAGGACGACGTGCGACAGGATGCTGCGCATGATCGACTTGCGGAACCTCGAGACCTTCGTCTGGGTGGCGCGGCTGGGCGGCTTCCGCCGCGCGGCCGCGAAGCTCAACATGACCCAGCCCGCCATCTCGGCGCGGATCTCGCTGCTGGAGCAGGACCTGCGCCTGCAATTGTTCGAGACGCGCCCGCGTCGCGGCGTGCTCACCCCGTCCGGGCAGGAATTGTTGCGCTATGCCGAACGCATCCTCACTCTGAAGGACGACATGTTGCGCGCCGTGGGCGGCAACACTTCCTACAAGGTCGCGCTCAAGATCGGCGTCCCGGAAAGCATCGTTCATACTTGGCTGGCGATTCTCGTAGACACGCTTTCGCGCAACTACCCCACTCTTACGCTCGATGTCGAAGTGGATTCCACGACGAACCTTCGGGAAAGTCTCTCCGCCGGCCGCCTCGACATCGCGATCACGAACGGGCCCTTCAACGATCCGAAGATCCGCTCGGAACTACTATGCGCTTTCCCGATGGCGTGGATGGCAAGCACGTCGCTGCCGATTGCACGCAACGGCGCTGACCTTGCCTCGCTCACGGCCTATCCGGTCATCACCTTCCGGCGCGGTTCGGCTCCCTATGCGACCGTGCGCGAGTTCCTCGACCGGAACGGGTTCGCGACAGCGCGCATGTTCGCAAGTTCTGCCATTGCTGGCATCGTGCGGATGGGGCTGGACGGTATCGGAACTTGCGTGCTGCCCGAGGGGGTCATCACCAGCGAATTGCAGGACGGGCGAATGACTGTCCTCGATGTCGGCATCGAACTTCCGCCGCTCGATTTCTACGTTAACGTATCGCGCGACACGGATGTCTGGCTCGCCCGCCAGGTCGTCGAGATGTCGATCCAGGTAGCGCGCGACTATCTTGACGAGCGGACATGGGGATCAAAGAAATTGATCGGCGGAATCCAAAATCAGGATTAGACCCGCCCGCCCACTTGCCATGAAAGTCGCGCGGTTGCTCGCGTCACCCTGACGCCAGCTCGATCGGACTTCACCAATGGATCCGCAGCATTCACGGGCGTTTCGTGTCGGCATTGATGTCGGCGGCACCTTCACTGACATCGTCGCCACCGGCAGTGACGGTCGCATCCTCGTGCGCAAGGTCGCCTCGACCACGGGCGACCTGAGCCTGGGCAGTTCGCGCGGCGTGTCCGAACTGCTTAACGAAAATGCCATCCGCGCCGATGAGGTCGATGTCGTCGTCCATGCCACGACCACCGCGACCAATGCCGTGCTCGAAGGCAAGGGAGCGCGCACCGCGCTCATCACCACGGCCGGCTTCCGTGACATTCTTGAGTTTCGGCGCGTGCGCGTGCCGGAATTGTACAATCTCGGCTACGTCAAGCCTGCCCCGCTCGTGCCGCGCAGCCTGCGCTTCGAGGTCTCGGAGCGACTGGGACCGCTCGGGGAGATTTGGCGGCCGCTCGACGAGGACAGCGTGCGCGTCGCCGCCGCGCGCATCCAAGCTTCCGGCGCCGAAGCGGTGGCGATCTGCCTGCTGCATTCCTATGTCAATCCCGAACATGAGAAGCGTGTGCGCGCTATCGTTGAGGAGATGCTGGGCGACAAGCTGTTCGTGACCTGCTCCCACGAGATCCTGCCCGAGATGCGCGAATACGAGCGCACGAGTACCACCGTCATTAACGCCTATCTCGGCCCGGTGATGAAGGCCTATCTCCAGCGCCTGGAGGAACGGCTGACTGGGCTCGGCACTGGACGTTCGCTGCACGTGATGACGTCCGGCGGCGGCCAGATGAGCCTGAAGGCCGCCATGAACAAGCCTGCCTATCTGGTCGAATCCGGTCCAGCGGCGGGCGTGATAGCTGCCGCGCGCATCGCGAAGCGCCTCGACCTGCCCAACATCATCACGCTCGACATGGGTGGCACGACCGCGAAGACGGCGATCGTCGAGCATGCCGAGCCAGCCAAGACCAGCGAATTCGAGGTCGGCGCCGGCATCAACCTGTCGAGCAAGCTCGTGCGGGGCGCAGGTTACGCGATCAAGCTGCCATTCATCGACGTGTCGGAAATCGGCGCGGGCGGCGGCAGCAAAATCTGGTTCGACAAGGGCGGCGTACTCAAGGTCGGCCCCGAGAGCGCAGGCTCCGAGCCCGGCCCAGTCTGCTACGGCAAGGGCGGCACGGTCGCGACCCTGACCGATGCCTTCCTCACGCTCGGCTACGTCAACAGCAAATATCTCGTCGGCGGTGCGCTGGGTCTAGAGGCCGGCATCTCGCAGGAGGCCGTACGCGCGCAGGTCGCCGAGCCGCTCGGTATCGACCTGCGCGATGCGGCCTATGGGGCGGTGACCGTCGCGGTTGCCAACATGGTCCGTGCGGTCAAGTCGGTTTCGACCTATCGCGGCCGCGATCCACGCGGCTACACCCTCATCGCCTTCGGCGGCAACGGCCCCCTCGTCGGCGCGATGATCGCGCACGAATTGTCGATGCCGCGCGTGCTCGTGCCTCCCCATTCCGGCGTGCTCAGCGCCTACGGGCTGCTGATGGCCGATCACGAGCAGGAACTCGTGCGCTCCTATCCGGCCCGCACCGCCGAGTGCGATCCGGCGGCGCTCAATGCAGCCTATGAGGAACTCTCGCGCGAGGCGGTCGATACGCTGAGCGCAGAGGGTTTCGCGCCGCAGGATATCGAGGTCCGCCGCTTCGCCGACCTGCGGTATGTCGGCCAGGCCTATGAACTGACGGTTCCGGTCGCCGGCACCGGCGTGCCTGTCATGGCCGAGGTCGATGCAGCCTTCCATGAAGAGCACCGCAAGACCTATTCGCACATGTCGAAATCCGAGCCGGTCGGGCTTGTCAGCATCCGCATTGTCGCGAGTGTGCGCACGCCGCAGCCTGCCGAAGAGCCGGCCGACGCTCCGGAAGCCGCAGCGGACGCGCCTCCCGTGACGCGGGATGTCTATTTCGGTGCCGTGCGCGGGCTGCATGCAGTGCCCGTGCTGCGCCGCGCTGGTCTGCGCGAGGGCGAACGCGCCGGGCCGCTGCTGGTCGAGGAATACGACTCGACCTGCCTTGTGCCGCCGGGAGCAACCGCGCGGGTCGACCGCTGGAACAACATCGTCATCACGCTGGAGCCCCGCGCATGAGCAGACGCTTCGACCCTATCACGCTCGACGTGATCCAGAACGCGCTCGGCTCGATCGCCGACGAACTGGCGCTCGTCATCATGCGCTCGGCCTATTCCAACATCGTGCGCGACGCGATGGATTACTCCACTGCCGTCTGTGACCATGAAGGCAGGACGGTTGCACAGGGCCTGACGACGCCCGTGCATCTCGGCTCTTTCCCGGATGCAATGCGCGCTTTGGTCTCGCAGTTCGCAGGCCGCATGTCAGATGGGGACATCTTCATCTTCAACGACCCCTATGGGGCCGGCGGCATGCACCTGCCGGACTTCTACATCGTGAAGCCTGTCTTCGTCGGTAGCTGCGTCGAGGGCTACATCGCGACGCTCGCCCACCAATGCGACATAGGTGGCCTCGCCCCCGGTGGCATGGCCGTGTTCGCAACGGAAATCTATCAGGAAGGGCTGCGCATCCCGATTCTGAAGCTGCACGATGCGGGCGTAGCAAACGAGGCCATCCCTCAGATCGTTGCGAAAAACTCCCGCCAGCCGGTCGAGGTGCTGGGCGATATACGCGCGCAGATCGCTGCCTGCGGCAATGGCGAGAAGGGCCTGCGGCAACTGATCGAACGCTACGGTGTCGACGAGTTCCGTCGCTACACCGCCGAATTGCACGACTATGCCGAACGCCTGATCCGGGCCGAGATCAGCGCCTTGCCCGACGGCACCTACGAATTCGAGGATTTTTTGGACGGGCTGGGCGAGAACCCCGAACCGATCCGCTTCAAATGCGCGCTGATCATCGCCGGGGACCACATTACCGTCGATTGGGAGGGCACCTCTCCGCAGGTCAAGGCGGCGATCAACGGCCCGATCCCGACCACGCATGCCATGGCCTATCTCGCCGTGCGCTGCGCCATCGGCGTCGCAATCCCCAATTGCGAAGGCTATATGCGCGCCATCACTGTCAAGGCACCCAAGGGCTCGATCGTGAACCCGAACGAGCCGGCCGCATGCGGCGCGCGCGGCGTCATCTGCTTTCGCATGTATGACGCCATGCTGGGCGCGTTCTCGCAGATCCTGCCCAACCGCATCCCCGCAGCCAACGAGGGCGGCTCGTCAGCACCACACATTGCGGGCCGCACGCGCGACAACCGGCCGTTCCTGATCTCCGGCGGGCTGATGGGCTGCTGGGGCGGCAGCGCCGTGCGCGATGGGCAGGAAGGCATCTCCAATCCGGCCGCCAATCTCGGCAACGCGCCGATCGAACTGGTGGAATCACGCCTGCCCGTCGAGATTACCTGCTATTCCTTCGTGCAGAATTCCGGCGGCCCCGGACGGCATCGGGGTGGCGTCGCGCTGATGCGCGGATACCGCCTACTCGAGGAGGAGGCGGAACTCGTGATGCGCTCCGACCGGCGTGCCGTTTTGCCCTATGGCCTCTTCGGCGGCGAGCCGGGCACGCCTTCCTGGAATTTCATCAATCCCGGCCCCGACCAGGTCGTCCTACCCGTCTGTCCGTTCGCGAGCGTGCCGATGAAGCAGGACGATATCTTCCTGCACATCCAGGCCGGTGCCGGTGGCTATGGCGACCCGCTCGAGCGGGCGCCGGCGAAGGTGCTTCTCGACTTGCTCAACGAACTCATCACGACCGACTATGCCTCGGACGTTTACGGCGTGGTCATCGTGGATGGGGCCGTAGACGAGGTTGCGACGGGGGAACGGCGGCGCGCGCTGGCATCCGGCGGCGCGATCGCCAAAGCGAGCTATCTCGACCATTTCGCCAGGTCCACATGCACCGAGGGTCTGGCAAGGAAGCCGAACGCCAGTCCTACCTAATTGGTGAATTGATAGACGACAGCACCGATCAACGATGCAGAAGTCGTTCCCAGAGGAGCTCAGTCGCAAAGGCGTGGTCGCAGCACCAATGCGAATGCCAAGTCGACATTTCTAGCCGTGGCTACTCGGTGGCTATCCGAGTCAGCCGCCCCCAATGTAAACAGGCGCGTGCAGTAAATTA
Proteins encoded in this region:
- a CDS encoding amino acid ABC transporter permease → MRYEFDWGLLWREPYFGWIVEGILTTFHLALLAWVLALFLGILIGVLRVTNSRLLRAIGATYVEIFRNIPLIVQLFLWLYVVPQMLPRDFSFWWNRLDHVPYWTAMIGIAFYTSARLAEQIRSAVRAIPPGQFKAGLSTGLTQVQVYRYVIVPYALRIIIPALTSEFLTVFKNTALALTIGVIEITATTRRIEAWSFRGIEAYTVASLTYIATAIMVVLFMSWLERRYQIPGLIKRDESRL
- a CDS encoding pyridoxal phosphate-dependent aminotransferase, giving the protein MSNRSFAPRLERMRFSSSLASMRRIRELRASGVSVIDFGSKFDTPAHIKEAAVRYLEQPQASMYADPRGIPEFRAAIARKMARANDMVIDPDTEISVSPGGKAGIVATLLAIVDVGDEVLLEDPGWLSFDPMIRLTGATPVPFPIRPQNDFQLDPADLVARITPRTRAIVLCSPHNPTGAILSIATMLEIARIAIEHDLWVVMDEAYEHFLFDDNRHVSIATIEGMRERTISIQTASKTYNMFGWRVGWVIAAPDVSERIRMVLSHMFTCVTSFVQAGAAAALDGPYAQGTLSIEEVSRNYETQRNTLVAGLRAVPGIRCTMPAGAYFAFPDISSFGLSSDEFASRLLANARVSGLSGAVFGGMGEGHIRFVFNAPLPEIEEGLTRLQRYLTSI
- a CDS encoding transporter substrate-binding domain-containing protein; amino-acid sequence: MSLRLFLKVGLRLATGIVLLPIALATADAQVQSKYDRVLQNKKIIAGAQEGTPPFGYVDEKGEVAGWAVDLSRALHALIEKKMDTKLELEFRKVTPQTRIPLIVNGSLDWVLGSTGKTVEREQVVDFSLINNAVCVKTLHRKSMPVNAVSDLAGKRIGVTNGSVEQKLLTEMGQTGKIKPPVQLVTFPTHAVGFLALEQGRTDAHVTLDVALKSLALRAQNPDEWAVSGPDLMCTPNGIILPQNDSKWKRTVDHALCYFIHTGGYDKLWDEWFGENKPKAGFALPISEQTKTVLYGQCPFGIEDWLKNK
- a CDS encoding LysR family transcriptional regulator, coding for MIDLRNLETFVWVARLGGFRRAAAKLNMTQPAISARISLLEQDLRLQLFETRPRRGVLTPSGQELLRYAERILTLKDDMLRAVGGNTSYKVALKIGVPESIVHTWLAILVDTLSRNYPTLTLDVEVDSTTNLRESLSAGRLDIAITNGPFNDPKIRSELLCAFPMAWMASTSLPIARNGADLASLTAYPVITFRRGSAPYATVREFLDRNGFATARMFASSAIAGIVRMGLDGIGTCVLPEGVITSELQDGRMTVLDVGIELPPLDFYVNVSRDTDVWLARQVVEMSIQVARDYLDERTWGSKKLIGGIQNQD
- a CDS encoding hydantoinase/oxoprolinase family protein; the encoded protein is MDPQHSRAFRVGIDVGGTFTDIVATGSDGRILVRKVASTTGDLSLGSSRGVSELLNENAIRADEVDVVVHATTTATNAVLEGKGARTALITTAGFRDILEFRRVRVPELYNLGYVKPAPLVPRSLRFEVSERLGPLGEIWRPLDEDSVRVAAARIQASGAEAVAICLLHSYVNPEHEKRVRAIVEEMLGDKLFVTCSHEILPEMREYERTSTTVINAYLGPVMKAYLQRLEERLTGLGTGRSLHVMTSGGGQMSLKAAMNKPAYLVESGPAAGVIAAARIAKRLDLPNIITLDMGGTTAKTAIVEHAEPAKTSEFEVGAGINLSSKLVRGAGYAIKLPFIDVSEIGAGGGSKIWFDKGGVLKVGPESAGSEPGPVCYGKGGTVATLTDAFLTLGYVNSKYLVGGALGLEAGISQEAVRAQVAEPLGIDLRDAAYGAVTVAVANMVRAVKSVSTYRGRDPRGYTLIAFGGNGPLVGAMIAHELSMPRVLVPPHSGVLSAYGLLMADHEQELVRSYPARTAECDPAALNAAYEELSREAVDTLSAEGFAPQDIEVRRFADLRYVGQAYELTVPVAGTGVPVMAEVDAAFHEEHRKTYSHMSKSEPVGLVSIRIVASVRTPQPAEEPADAPEAAADAPPVTRDVYFGAVRGLHAVPVLRRAGLREGERAGPLLVEEYDSTCLVPPGATARVDRWNNIVITLEPRA
- a CDS encoding hydantoinase B/oxoprolinase family protein; amino-acid sequence: MSRRFDPITLDVIQNALGSIADELALVIMRSAYSNIVRDAMDYSTAVCDHEGRTVAQGLTTPVHLGSFPDAMRALVSQFAGRMSDGDIFIFNDPYGAGGMHLPDFYIVKPVFVGSCVEGYIATLAHQCDIGGLAPGGMAVFATEIYQEGLRIPILKLHDAGVANEAIPQIVAKNSRQPVEVLGDIRAQIAACGNGEKGLRQLIERYGVDEFRRYTAELHDYAERLIRAEISALPDGTYEFEDFLDGLGENPEPIRFKCALIIAGDHITVDWEGTSPQVKAAINGPIPTTHAMAYLAVRCAIGVAIPNCEGYMRAITVKAPKGSIVNPNEPAACGARGVICFRMYDAMLGAFSQILPNRIPAANEGGSSAPHIAGRTRDNRPFLISGGLMGCWGGSAVRDGQEGISNPAANLGNAPIELVESRLPVEITCYSFVQNSGGPGRHRGGVALMRGYRLLEEEAELVMRSDRRAVLPYGLFGGEPGTPSWNFINPGPDQVVLPVCPFASVPMKQDDIFLHIQAGAGGYGDPLERAPAKVLLDLLNELITTDYASDVYGVVIVDGAVDEVATGERRRALASGGAIAKASYLDHFARSTCTEGLARKPNASPT